In a genomic window of Gossypium arboreum isolate Shixiya-1 chromosome 9, ASM2569848v2, whole genome shotgun sequence:
- the LOC108453985 gene encoding transcription initiation factor IIB-2 — MGDVYCSDCKRQTEVVFDHSAGDTVCSECGLVLESHSIDETSEWRTFANESGDNDPVRVGGPTNPLLADGGLSTVIAKPNGASGEFLSSSLGRWQNRGSNPDRGLIVAFKTIATMSDRLGLVATIKDRANEIYKKVEDQKSSRGRNQDALLAACLYIACRQEDKPRTVKEICSVANGATKKEIGRAKEYIVKQLGLETGQSVEMGTIHAGDFMRRFCSNLGMNNQAVKAAQESVQKSEEFDIRRSPISIAAAVIYIITQLSDDKKPLRDISLATGVAEGTIRNSYKDLYPHLAKIIPSWYAKEEDLKNLCSP, encoded by the exons ATGGGGGACGTGTATTGTTCAGACTGCAAGCGGCAGACGGAGGTGGTTTTTGATCACTCGGCGGGAGATACGGTGTGTTCGGAGTGCGGGTTGGTTTTAGAGTCACACTCGATCGATGAGACGTCGGAGTGGAGAACCTTCGCAAACGAGTCGGGTGATAACGATCCCGTCCGTGTAGGTGGTCCCACCAACCCGCTTTTGGCGGATGGCGGTTTATCTACTGTTATTGCTAAGCCTAACGGTGCTTCTGGTGAGTTCCTCTCGTCTTCGTTGGGTCGCTGGCAGAACCGTGGGTCGAATCCGGATCGGGGGTTGATTGTAGCTTTCAAGACTATTGCTACCATGTCTGATAG GTTGGGTCTCGTTGCAACTATCAAG GATCGAGCCAATGAGATATATAAGAAGGTGGAAGATCAGAAGTCTAGCAGAGGAAGAAATCAAGATGCATTGTTGGCTGCTTGCCTATACATTGCTTGTAGACAAGAGGACAAGCCTCGCACTGTCAAGG AAATTTGCTCTGTTGCCAATGGAGCCACAAAGAAAGAAATTGGCCGAGCAAAAGAATACATAGTGAAACAACTGGGATTAGAGACTGGCCAGTCTGTGGAGATGGGAACCATACATGCCGGTGACTTCATG AGGCGTTTTTGTTCCAATCTTGGTATGAATAATCAAGCAGTTAAAGCTGCCCAGGAATCAGTTCAGAAGTCTGAGGAGTTTGATATAAG GCGAAGCCCGATATCAATTGCAGCTGCTGTTATTTATATCATAACACAGCTGTCTGACGATAAGAAGCCTCTTAGAG ATATTTCACTTGCTACAGGAGTTGCAGAAGGGACAATCCGAAATTCGTACAAGGATCTTTATCCCCATCTGGCAAAGATAATACCAAGTTGGTATGCCAAGGAAGAAGATCTCAAGAATCTATGTAGTCCTTGA